Proteins from one Chelonia mydas isolate rCheMyd1 chromosome 14, rCheMyd1.pri.v2, whole genome shotgun sequence genomic window:
- the LOC102930259 gene encoding olfactory receptor 10A7 isoform X2 gives MADRNQRNQTAVTEFILLGFGDLPELKILLFLMFLVIYMATMFGNMLITALVVADQHLHSPMYFFLGNLSCLETCYTSTILPRMLASLLTGDKTISFSGCITQLYFFCALAATECCLLAVMSYDRYLAICKPLHYSTLMNTRFCLQLTAGSWLNGCLVTDIFVLFMSQLTFCGPNEIDHFYCDLIPLIKLSCGDSHLIILLNFILSCIFTLPAFLLTLTSYVCIIATILRIPSTTGRQKAFTTCSSHLIVVTIFYGTLMIVYMLPKHETLRDLNKVLSLCYTVLTPLVNPLIYSLRNREVKEALSKAVSKYVAFKKTCRES, from the coding sequence ATGGCAGACAGAAACCAGAGAAACCAAACGGCTGTCACAGAATTTATCCTCCTGGGATTCGGGGATCTCCCTGAACTgaaaattcttctcttcctcatgtTCTTAGTGATCTACATGGCAACTATGTTCGGGAACATGCTCATCACTGCACTAGTTGTGgctgatcagcaccttcacagccccatgtacttcttcctggggaacttgtcctgcctggagacctgctacacctcGACCATCCTGCCCCggatgctggccagtctcctgactggggacaaAACCATCTCATTCAGTGGCTGCATCACACAACTGTATTTCTTTTGTGCTCTGGCTGCTACGGAATGCTGTCTCTTAGCAGTGATGTCTTATGATCGGTATTTAGCGATATGTAAACCCCTGCACTATTCAACTCTTATGAATACCAGGTTTTGCCTCCAGTTGACTGCTGGGTCATGGTTAAATGGTTGTTTGGTTACTGACATCTTTGTATTATTCATGTCACAGTTAACATTCTGTGGCCCAaatgaaattgaccatttctACTGTGATCTCATCCCATTGATAAAACTCTCCTGCGGGGACTCACACCTGATCATATTGTTGAATTTCATACTATCCTGTATATTCACGCTACCTGCATTTCTACTAACCCTGACGTCCTATGTGTGTATCATTGccaccatcctgagaatcccttccaccacaGGGAGGCAGAAGGCATTTaccacctgctcctctcacctcattGTGGTGACAATTTTCTATGGAACCCTAATGATTGTCTACATGCTACCGAAACATGAGACACTGAGAGACCTAAACAAAGTGCTCTCTCTTTGCTACACAGTCCTGACTCCCCTGGTTaaccccctcatctacagcctgagaaacagagaGGTCAAGGAAGCCTTGAGCAAAGCAGTCAGTAAATATGTGGCTTTCAAGAAAACATGCAGAGAATCCTAG
- the LOC102930259 gene encoding olfactory receptor 10A7 isoform X1, translating to MGKNQTAVTEFILLGFGDLPELKILLFLMFLVIYMATMFGNMLITALVVADQHLHSPMYFFLGNLSCLETCYTSTILPRMLASLLTGDKTISFSGCITQLYFFCALAATECCLLAVMSYDRYLAICKPLHYSTLMNTRFCLQLTAGSWLNGCLVTDIFVLFMSQLTFCGPNEIDHFYCDLIPLIKLSCGDSHLIILLNFILSCIFTLPAFLLTLTSYVCIIATILRIPSTTGRQKAFTTCSSHLIVVTIFYGTLMIVYMLPKHETLRDLNKVLSLCYTVLTPLVNPLIYSLRNREVKEALSKAVSKYVAFKKTCRES from the exons ATGGGAAA AAACCAAACGGCTGTCACAGAATTTATCCTCCTGGGATTCGGGGATCTCCCTGAACTgaaaattcttctcttcctcatgtTCTTAGTGATCTACATGGCAACTATGTTCGGGAACATGCTCATCACTGCACTAGTTGTGgctgatcagcaccttcacagccccatgtacttcttcctggggaacttgtcctgcctggagacctgctacacctcGACCATCCTGCCCCggatgctggccagtctcctgactggggacaaAACCATCTCATTCAGTGGCTGCATCACACAACTGTATTTCTTTTGTGCTCTGGCTGCTACGGAATGCTGTCTCTTAGCAGTGATGTCTTATGATCGGTATTTAGCGATATGTAAACCCCTGCACTATTCAACTCTTATGAATACCAGGTTTTGCCTCCAGTTGACTGCTGGGTCATGGTTAAATGGTTGTTTGGTTACTGACATCTTTGTATTATTCATGTCACAGTTAACATTCTGTGGCCCAaatgaaattgaccatttctACTGTGATCTCATCCCATTGATAAAACTCTCCTGCGGGGACTCACACCTGATCATATTGTTGAATTTCATACTATCCTGTATATTCACGCTACCTGCATTTCTACTAACCCTGACGTCCTATGTGTGTATCATTGccaccatcctgagaatcccttccaccacaGGGAGGCAGAAGGCATTTaccacctgctcctctcacctcattGTGGTGACAATTTTCTATGGAACCCTAATGATTGTCTACATGCTACCGAAACATGAGACACTGAGAGACCTAAACAAAGTGCTCTCTCTTTGCTACACAGTCCTGACTCCCCTGGTTaaccccctcatctacagcctgagaaacagagaGGTCAAGGAAGCCTTGAGCAAAGCAGTCAGTAAATATGTGGCTTTCAAGAAAACATGCAGAGAATCCTAG